In Helianthus annuus cultivar XRQ/B chromosome 3, HanXRQr2.0-SUNRISE, whole genome shotgun sequence, a single window of DNA contains:
- the LOC110927675 gene encoding beta-amyrin 28-monooxygenase yields MTLLYGCLLSLLVISVTLAIHFLFYKNYRTSGLRPPGKTGWPFLGETMEFLSTGWNGQPEKFIFDRIARYSSNIFKTSLLGYNTAIFCGPAGNKFLFANEYKLVRLWVPDYVNKLFPSKNSAADEAVKMRKAFPYFLKPEALQRYIGVMDDITAKHFSTDWENHEVVAVYPLIKRFAFVIASRLFISVDDPDHIARFAAPFEALVSGIFSIPIDIPGTQFNKAVKGANHIRKELIEIIKQRKIDLDEGKADPKQDVLSHMIVTNDDDENAMTDSDIANKLIALLLGGHDTIASTCTSIVRYLAELPEIYEGVYKEQMEIANSKGPNELLNWDDIHKMKYSWNVASEVLRLSPPFQGTFREVLADITFNGFFIPKGWKIYWSTNGVHRNPEFFPDPLKFDPSRYEGAGPAPYTYVPFGGGPRMCPGKEFARLEILVFMHHIAKRFRWQKTIPDERIIVDPMPVPAKGLPVRLYPHKN; encoded by the exons ATGACCTTATTATATGGTTGTCTTTTGTCTCTTCTAGTAATCTCTGTCACTTTAGCAATTCACTTTTTGTTCTACAAGAATTATCGCACTAGTGGCCTTCGGCCACCAGGCAAAACAGGTTGGCCATTCCTAGGCGAGACCATGGAGTTTCTTTCCACCGGCTGGAATGGTCAACCTGAAAAATTCATATTTGATCGCATAGCGAGATACTCCTCAAATATCTTTAAAACATCCTTGTTAGGATACAACACTGCCATATTTTGCGGGCCAGCAGGCAACAAGTTTTTGTTTGCAAACGAGTACAAACTTGTACGGCTGTGGGTGCCGGATTATGTCAACAAGTTGTTTCCTTCTAAAAATAGTGCGGCAGATGAAGCCGTGAAGATGAGGAAAGCTTTTCCATACTTCCTAAAACCTGAGGCTTTGCAAAGATATATCGGTGTGATGGATGATATAACCGCAAAACATTTCTCTACTGATTGGGAAAACCATGAAGTTGTCGCGGTCTACCCTCTCATCAAACGCTTTGCCTTTGTCATTGCATCGCGGTTGTTTATTAGTGTAGACGACCCAGACCATATTGCAAGATTTGCTGCCCCTTTCGAGGCGTTAGTTTCGGGGATTTTTTCAATCCCTATAGACATCCCTGGTACACAATTTAACAAAGCGGTTAAAGGTGCAAATCACATACGAAAGGAGCTAATAGAAATAATCAAGCAACGAAAAATCGATTTGGATGAGGGGAAGGCTGATCCTAAACAAGATGTATTGTCTCATATGATTGTTACTAACGATGATGATGAAAATGCTATGACAGATTCAGATATTGCTAACAAGTTGATAGCTTTGTTGCTTGGTGGACATGATACTATTGCTAGTACATGCACTTCGATTGTAAGGTATCTTGCTGAGCTTCCAGAAATTTATGAAGGAGTTTACAAAG aacAAATGGAAATTGCAAATTCAAAAGGGCCAAACGAACTATTAAACTGGGATGACATACATAAGATGAAATATTCATGGAATGTAGCATCTGAAGTGTTGAGGCTTTCCCCTCCATTCCAAGGAACATTCAGAGAAGTTCTTGCTGATATCACCTTTAATGGTTTTTTCATTCCAAAAGGGTGGAAG ATATATTGGAGCACGAATGGAGTACACAGAAACCCTGAATTCTTTCCGGATCCCCTCAAATTTGATCCTTCAAGATACGAGGGAGCCGGACCCGCTCCATACACATACGTGCCGTTCGGAGGTGGACCGAGGATGTGTCCTGGAAAGGAGTTTGCACGGTTAGAGATACTCGTCTTTATGCATCATATAGCGAAGAGGTTTCGATGGCAGAAAACTATTCCTGATGAAAGAATCATTGTTGATCCTATGCCTGTTCCTGCCAAAGGGCTTCCTGTTCGCCTCTACCCACATAAAAACTGA
- the LOC110927676 gene encoding CRAL-TRIO domain-containing protein C589.09, mitochondrial-like — protein MDRRAMIKVGLRLYGLPAFEYQKCVVLLLEKALSRLPEGKEEILGIFDLHGFSLKNSDLKFLTFLFDVLYYYYPSRLGQVLFVEAPFVFQPIWQLAKPLVKSYASLVRFCSADDMRKEYFTESTLPESFRH, from the exons ATGGATCGACGAGCGATGATCAAAGTTGGTTTGAGGTTGTACGGCTTGCCCGCCTTTGAG TACCAAAAATGTGTAGTACTCTTGCTAGAGAAGGCATTGAGTAGACTTCCAGAAG GTAAAGAAGAGATACTTGGAATATTTGATCTTCACGGATTTAGTTTGAAGAATTCAGATCTTAAATTCTTGACATTTTTG TTTGATGTCCTGTATTATTATTACCCGAGCCGACTGGGGCAAGTGCTATTTGTCGAAGCTCCGTTTGTATTTCAGCCAATTTGGCAGCTTGCCAAGCCTTTAGTAAAGTCGTATGCTTCTCTG GTACGGTTTTGCTCGGCGGATGATATGAGAAAGGAGTATTTTACAGAATCAACACTTCCAGAAAGCTTTAGACATTAA